From one Culex quinquefasciatus strain JHB chromosome 3, VPISU_Cqui_1.0_pri_paternal, whole genome shotgun sequence genomic stretch:
- the LOC119770126 gene encoding actin cytoskeleton-regulatory complex protein pan1-like, translating into MEFESVQELVGFIQEQENSDPEESLLEKLERQKRLLLKKQELEDFRKLVAVTKTYSEQQKLTNRHQLERANATKKLCHKIDQMKIEVQRVIDRSIEQTLSSAQEQSRRFHLKEEHRDKKRLHICELRGQLDRYEEIARHIRESKGQAMLRAAKATAEEEARKLENVRGERDKLCQTQREREAGEWQESKRELVEIGNLWAKVGMQERENFAMEEKNALVRAEIVKFTEELEQQRIFEEEEAKRLEEESSQRALTPIMISHVDMGLFKDPNDFPSITNKIEASRRTYENIFKRPEYMELKKFKSDKRVKTRKHSQAGLEKLSREAVNNQLAIVVPRLKIDGVSSQSKGVVSATVSDEGAQSSKVDQPPRKSISMVEGPVLQPEIPSSKKPTKPSKQVATPAVRRQKLKPEKLDFRECPTPPKEAKIVEKATPTTKKRTSSNVLELTRENVDSMLSSAKRAKKSPVTAEPPKPKKVTIDPKPMQIPVEPEPLSPHAPESPTPSLPNEEAPPSPVSEVDAAQPSPERAEDSNSGGSSPPRRPSEAFDGVSLGGSISSLELNDRDSVSDLGFDLSPVGSTDESGGGNKRSSSPGMDFDFLNENSPAKPVRVASQKGSQPKKKAAPEMSSDGFDFLGGGGDGGDDSGGFDFF; encoded by the coding sequence TAACGAAAACCTACAGCGAGCAGCAGAAGCTGACCAATCGGCACCAGCTGGAGCGGGCTAACGCGACCAAAAAGCTGTGCCACAAGATCGACCAGATGAAGATCGAGGTGCAGCGGGTGATTGACCGAAGCATCGAGCAAACGCTAAGCTCGGCCCAAGAGCAAAGCCGGCGCTTCCACCTGAAGGAGGAGCACCGCGACAAGAAGCGGCTGCACATCTGCGAGCTGCGGGGCCAGCTGGACCGGTACGAGGAAATCGCCAGGCACATCCGCGAGTCCAAGGGCCAGGCGATGCTGCGTGCGGCCAAGGCCACTGCAGAGGAGGAGGCGAGGAAGCTGGAGAACGTTAGAGGTGAGCGGGATAAGCTGTGCCAGACGCAGCGTGAGAGGGAAGCTGGTGAGTGGCAGGAAAGCAAGAGGGAGCTGGTGGAGATTGGAAACTTGTGGGCGAAGGTGGGGATGCAGGAGCGTGAGAATTTTGCGATGGAGGAGAAAAACGCCTTGGTGAGGGCCGAGATTGTGAAGTTCACTGAGGAGCTTGAACAGCAGCGGATTttcgaggaggaggaggcgaAACGTCTGGAAGAGGAGAGCAGCCAGCGTGCGTTGACGCCCATCATGATCAGTCATGTGGACATGGGACTGTTTAAGGATCCGAACGATTTCCCCTCGATTACGAACAAGATTGAGGCCAGTCGCCGCACATACGAGAACATCTTCAAGCGTCCGGAGTACATGGAGTTGAAGAAGTTCAAGAGCGATAAACGGGTTAAGACACGGAAGCATTCGCAGGCTGGGTTGGAAAAGCTGAGCCGTGAAGCGGTCAACAACCAGTTGGCGATCGTAGTGCCAAGGTTGAAAATTGACGGCGTGTCGAGTCAGTCAAAGGGAGTCGTTTCAGCTACCGTTTCCGATGAGGGGGCGCAGTCTTCTAAGGTTGATCAGCCTCCGAGGAAATCGATTTCGATGGTCGAAGGGCCGGTCCTGCAACCGGAGATTCCCAGCAGTAAAAAGCCGACTAAGCCTTCCAAGCAGGTTGCTACACCGGCTGTTCGTCGCCAGAAGCTTAAGCCGGAAAAGCTTGACTTCAGAGAGTGTCCTACGCCTCCGAAGGAGGCAAAGATCGTTGAGAAAGCTACACCTACAACCAAGAAGCGAACCAGTTCCAACGTTCTCGAACTGACCAGGGAGAACGTCGACTCGATGCTTTCATCCGCCAAACGTGCCAAGAAATCGCCGGTCACCGCTGAACCTCCGAAACCCAAAAAGGTCACCATCGACCCAAAACCCATGCAGATCCCTGTGGAGCCGGAACCACTCTCACCACATGCGCCCGAATCCCCCACTCCCTCGCTGCCCAACGAGGAGGCTCCACCAAGTCCCGTTTCCGAAGTCGACGCCGCCCAGCCTTCGCCGGAACGAGCCGAGGACTCCAACTCTGGTGGAAGTTCACCCCCACGGCGTCCCTCGGAGGCGTTCGACGGAGTCAGCCTTGGCGGAAGCATTTCGTCGCTCGAGCTGAACGACCGCGACAGCGTCAGTGACCTAGGGTTCGATCTGTCCCCGGTGGGATCGACGGACGAAAGCGGTGGCGGAAATAAGCGCAGCAGTTCGCCGGGGATGGATTTTGATTTTCTCAACGAGAACTCGCCGGCCAAGCCGGTGAGAGTGGCTAGTCAAAAGGGGAGTCAGCCGAAGAAGAAGGCGGCGCCGGAAATGTCTTCGGATGGGTTCGACTTTCTGGGGGGAGGTGGCGATGGAGGCGATGACAGCGGTGGGTTTGATTTCTTCTAA